The Terriglobia bacterium genome includes a window with the following:
- the purS gene encoding phosphoribosylformylglycinamidine synthase subunit PurS, which yields MKAYVYVSLKKSVLDPQGKTIYNALNKMGYKGLGDVRQGKYFEIALNGGLGKDDAKAEVERIAREVLTNPVIEEFSYRIED from the coding sequence ATGAAAGCCTACGTTTACGTTTCGCTGAAGAAGAGCGTCCTCGATCCGCAGGGCAAGACAATTTACAACGCACTCAACAAGATGGGGTACAAGGGGCTGGGCGACGTCCGGCAGGGGAAGTACTTCGAGATCGCGCTGAATGGCGGGCTTGGTAAGGACGATGCGAAGGCCGAGGTCGAACGGATTGCGCGCGAGGTTCTGACCAACCCGGTCATTGAAGAGTTTTCGTACCGGATCGAGGATTAA
- a CDS encoding LytTR family DNA-binding domain-containing protein: MSLSVVIVDDEQLARDELAYLLQDTRDLDVVAQGKNGLEAVNLIKEFAPDIVFLDVQMPGLDGFGVIKKLLEKKHPLPQVIFATAFDQYAVRAFEVNAVDYVLKPFDKKRVQQAVEKARKNLQPAESSNERLDALVKMLESQKAQPGKILLKANGRLFLVDQKDICFAEIEDGVITVVAANMEGQSNCRTLEELMTSLDQSMFWRAHRSFLVNINRIKEVVPWFKSSYQVRMDDRKHTEIPVSRAQTKRLRELFRL; the protein is encoded by the coding sequence ATGTCTCTTTCGGTCGTAATTGTCGACGACGAGCAACTGGCTCGTGACGAACTAGCGTACTTGCTGCAGGATACCCGGGACCTCGACGTGGTCGCCCAGGGTAAGAACGGCCTCGAAGCCGTCAACCTTATTAAGGAGTTTGCGCCCGACATCGTTTTCCTCGACGTCCAGATGCCCGGCCTCGACGGCTTCGGTGTCATCAAGAAGCTGCTGGAGAAGAAGCATCCGCTCCCGCAGGTCATCTTTGCCACGGCGTTCGATCAGTACGCCGTCAGAGCTTTTGAGGTGAACGCCGTCGACTACGTCCTCAAGCCCTTCGACAAAAAACGCGTTCAACAGGCCGTCGAGAAAGCCCGCAAGAACCTGCAACCCGCCGAGTCATCCAACGAACGCCTCGATGCGCTCGTCAAAATGCTCGAATCGCAAAAAGCCCAGCCGGGCAAGATCCTGCTCAAGGCGAACGGCCGACTCTTCCTCGTCGACCAGAAGGACATCTGCTTCGCCGAAATCGAGGACGGCGTCATTACTGTCGTCGCCGCCAACATGGAAGGCCAGTCCAACTGCCGGACCCTCGAAGAACTGATGACCTCGCTCGACCAGTCGATGTTCTGGCGCGCTCACCGCTCCTTCCTCGTAAACATCAACCGCATCAAGGAGGTCGTCCCCTGGTTCAAGTCCAGCTACCAGGTCCGCATGGACGATCGTAAGCACACCGAAATTCCCGTGAGCCGCGCGCAAACCAAGCGCCTGCGGGAACTGTTCCGGCTGTAG
- a CDS encoding DUF3857 domain-containing protein, protein MKHYSRFILCSGLFTLLLLTNTALSQSNSLDGPAFSAKPAEILQAASGVTTDKTYDATVLLDEREVRVDDAGNVHYRWHYMYRVDSSNGVSTWGNTNVMWQPWHQSKPTIKARVVNLDGSTHELDPATLSDSPARENTPDTYGDQRMYRGPLPAVQVGSVVEIEIRLDDERPALEGAGTLVRIYPGRRVPSERLRVVVQVPKALHLRYKAYLLPEIKVSSKELENSTQYVFENGKMAAIEKVEPDLPSDTPGYPILEVTTAESWEQVASAYLRVAEPQIQMEEVKQIVAGTVSAKDSREQKIVKLTARLHKEVRYTGVEFGQSRLVPQTAAEVFKRKYGDCKDKAATLVAMLRAASIPAYLALLDADGGFDASPDSPGMDAFDHAIVYVPGKPDVWIDATDEFSAPGQLPLQDQGRHALVIREKTNGLTNTPTASPMDNLLVENREFYLSENGPARIVEWSEAHGQIDRSYRSYYGVKQDQKAIQKSLDEYAKTVYLAEEPVKFELSDGYDLTTPFKFRVEVPKGRRGSTGLSDAAVAIALGGMANRLPEFFRKDDEDSGKKKNGQAREEKADPPRTADYVLAIPYVTEWRYKIVPPPGFKVRSLRNDKTDEMGPARLTQTYKTDKDGVLYATFRFDTVKIRMTVAEAEALKKSVLELQRSNYILLAFDQVGYSLLSEGKTSEAISAFNSLMKLHPTEALHHVQLAQALLDAGIAEAARNEAREAVKLEPNSALAHKTLAWMLEHDLVGRRFQKGFDLPGALAEFKRAIEIDPDDDTCRTDYAILLEHNANGVRYAADANLAESVVQYEELKKRGSTWESLDNNLLYAELFSHQYKKIEEAVPKLEGTNARLGLLLASIAAQRGSEPALARSLEVTSNEDSRMEVIQNAGSLLLELNLYPQAADMLAKVNTGNASLEILDVIRKTKPYTELKVEGNDPAAQLKRLLIASIGPQEPNKELISQILPVPVGKTEKRKEDPRLQDLKLLNRGVRNMVGTEIPTEARGDILLSNMKIYSEGDDNSGYRLMLESLGVNGLAFYAVKTPDGYRFVSPSEQGQTIARIAREKVRAGDLKSARMWLDWQREETNADQPDDPLGGSIFARFWKKGQNGDREAIEVAIAALLADSAEDEDALKVLKSAYENAKTEQKKVNLDLAALREYIRMENFGAALEPAERLFKAQPDSHLAFRFYYYTLAETKKYDAAEKIINDRIKLDSRDLDTFEFISDVSDRKGDFKRSLSLLAPVLQMPKPTPSLLNKYAWTALFVNPMPPDAVEAAQRANRLSDNKNFSIIHTLACVYAEIGRTGEAQKLLIQAMDADNMEEPNDAIWYIVGRIAEQYGRPAEARSAYLRMEKPEGTADSPTATYSLAKKRLEGLPKAE, encoded by the coding sequence ATGAAGCATTATTCGCGCTTTATTCTTTGCAGCGGTCTCTTCACTCTTCTTCTCCTGACTAACACGGCGCTGTCGCAGAGCAATTCGCTGGATGGACCGGCGTTTTCGGCAAAGCCCGCGGAGATACTGCAGGCAGCCTCGGGCGTAACGACGGACAAAACGTACGATGCGACGGTGCTGCTGGATGAGCGGGAGGTCCGCGTTGATGATGCCGGCAATGTTCATTACCGGTGGCACTACATGTACCGGGTCGACTCGTCGAATGGCGTGAGTACGTGGGGCAATACGAATGTGATGTGGCAGCCGTGGCACCAGTCGAAGCCGACGATCAAGGCGCGAGTGGTGAACCTGGACGGAAGCACGCATGAACTTGATCCGGCGACTCTATCGGACTCGCCGGCGCGCGAGAACACGCCGGACACGTATGGCGATCAGAGAATGTATCGGGGACCACTGCCGGCGGTGCAGGTGGGTTCAGTGGTCGAGATCGAAATAAGGCTGGACGACGAAAGACCGGCGCTGGAGGGAGCGGGGACGCTGGTGCGAATCTACCCGGGACGGCGGGTTCCGTCGGAGAGGCTGAGAGTTGTGGTGCAGGTTCCGAAGGCGCTTCACCTGCGCTACAAGGCGTATCTGTTGCCGGAGATCAAGGTGTCGAGTAAAGAACTGGAGAACTCGACCCAGTACGTATTCGAAAACGGCAAGATGGCGGCGATCGAGAAGGTGGAGCCGGATCTTCCGTCGGACACGCCGGGGTATCCGATCCTGGAAGTAACCACGGCGGAGTCGTGGGAACAGGTGGCGTCAGCGTATCTGCGGGTGGCGGAGCCGCAGATCCAGATGGAAGAAGTGAAGCAGATTGTGGCAGGGACTGTTTCTGCAAAGGACAGCCGCGAACAGAAGATTGTGAAATTGACGGCGCGCCTGCACAAAGAGGTGCGATACACGGGGGTCGAGTTCGGGCAGTCTCGGCTAGTGCCGCAGACTGCCGCGGAAGTCTTCAAGCGGAAGTACGGCGACTGCAAGGACAAAGCGGCGACACTGGTGGCGATGCTGCGGGCAGCGTCGATCCCGGCGTACCTGGCGCTGCTCGACGCAGATGGGGGATTCGATGCGTCGCCGGACTCACCCGGAATGGACGCGTTTGACCATGCGATCGTTTACGTTCCGGGAAAGCCGGATGTTTGGATCGATGCGACGGACGAGTTTTCCGCGCCAGGACAACTGCCGTTGCAGGATCAGGGACGGCACGCGCTGGTGATTCGAGAGAAGACGAATGGGCTTACCAACACTCCGACGGCGAGTCCCATGGACAACCTGCTGGTAGAAAACCGCGAGTTCTATCTTTCGGAAAACGGGCCGGCAAGGATCGTGGAGTGGTCAGAGGCGCATGGGCAGATCGACCGTTCGTACCGGAGCTATTACGGTGTCAAGCAGGATCAGAAGGCGATCCAGAAATCGCTGGATGAGTATGCGAAAACAGTTTACCTGGCTGAGGAGCCGGTGAAATTTGAATTGAGCGACGGGTACGACCTGACCACGCCTTTCAAGTTCAGGGTGGAAGTGCCGAAGGGGAGAAGGGGTAGCACAGGGTTGAGCGATGCCGCGGTCGCAATCGCATTGGGCGGGATGGCGAACCGGTTGCCGGAGTTCTTCCGCAAGGACGACGAAGACTCAGGCAAGAAAAAGAACGGACAGGCCAGGGAGGAAAAGGCTGACCCACCGCGGACCGCGGATTATGTGCTGGCGATTCCGTATGTGACGGAATGGCGCTACAAGATTGTGCCGCCGCCGGGGTTCAAGGTGCGGTCGCTGCGAAACGACAAGACCGATGAGATGGGGCCGGCGCGCCTGACACAGACGTATAAGACCGATAAGGATGGCGTGCTGTATGCGACTTTCCGATTCGATACGGTAAAGATCCGTATGACGGTGGCAGAGGCGGAAGCACTGAAGAAGTCCGTGCTCGAGCTTCAAAGGAGCAATTACATCCTGCTCGCGTTCGACCAGGTTGGGTATTCGTTGCTGAGCGAAGGCAAGACCAGCGAGGCGATCTCGGCTTTCAATTCGCTGATGAAGCTGCACCCGACGGAAGCATTGCACCATGTTCAACTGGCGCAGGCGTTGCTCGACGCGGGAATCGCGGAGGCGGCGAGAAACGAGGCTCGAGAAGCGGTAAAGCTGGAGCCGAATTCCGCGCTGGCCCACAAAACGCTTGCCTGGATGTTGGAGCATGATCTCGTCGGGCGGCGATTCCAGAAGGGATTCGACCTTCCCGGAGCCCTGGCGGAATTCAAGCGGGCGATTGAGATCGATCCGGATGACGATACGTGCAGGACGGACTATGCGATTCTGCTGGAACACAATGCGAACGGTGTGCGTTATGCGGCGGACGCGAACCTGGCGGAATCGGTAGTGCAGTACGAGGAACTGAAGAAGCGGGGATCGACGTGGGAAAGCCTCGACAACAACCTGCTGTACGCAGAGCTGTTTTCACATCAGTACAAGAAAATCGAGGAGGCGGTTCCGAAACTTGAGGGTACTAACGCGCGCCTTGGGTTACTGCTCGCGTCCATAGCGGCACAGAGAGGTAGCGAACCGGCACTTGCACGTTCGCTGGAAGTCACGAGCAACGAGGACTCCCGCATGGAGGTTATTCAGAATGCCGGCAGCCTCCTGTTGGAATTGAATTTGTATCCGCAAGCGGCCGACATGCTGGCAAAGGTGAACACGGGAAACGCAAGCCTGGAAATACTGGACGTGATTCGAAAGACGAAGCCGTACACGGAACTGAAGGTGGAGGGGAACGATCCGGCAGCACAATTGAAACGCCTGCTGATTGCGTCGATTGGGCCACAGGAGCCGAATAAGGAATTGATCTCGCAGATACTGCCCGTGCCGGTCGGGAAAACGGAGAAGCGGAAAGAGGATCCGAGATTGCAGGACCTGAAGCTGCTGAATCGTGGGGTTCGGAACATGGTTGGGACCGAGATTCCGACCGAGGCCCGCGGGGACATTCTGCTCAGCAACATGAAAATCTACTCCGAGGGGGATGACAACAGCGGATATCGGTTGATGCTGGAGAGTCTTGGCGTCAATGGACTGGCGTTCTACGCGGTGAAGACGCCCGATGGGTACCGATTTGTGTCTCCCAGCGAGCAAGGGCAGACGATTGCACGCATAGCGCGAGAGAAGGTGAGGGCCGGCGACCTGAAGAGCGCCCGCATGTGGCTGGACTGGCAGCGAGAGGAAACGAATGCCGATCAGCCAGACGATCCGCTGGGGGGCAGCATATTCGCCCGGTTCTGGAAGAAGGGGCAGAATGGGGATCGTGAAGCGATCGAGGTGGCGATCGCAGCTCTGCTCGCTGATTCGGCGGAAGACGAGGATGCGTTGAAAGTTCTGAAGTCGGCCTACGAGAACGCGAAAACCGAGCAGAAAAAGGTCAACCTGGATCTGGCCGCGCTGCGTGAGTACATACGAATGGAGAACTTTGGGGCGGCGCTGGAACCGGCCGAGCGCTTATTCAAAGCTCAGCCGGATTCACACCTTGCGTTCCGGTTTTACTATTACACGCTGGCGGAAACGAAGAAGTACGATGCGGCCGAGAAAATTATCAACGATCGCATCAAGCTGGACAGCCGCGATCTTGACACCTTTGAATTTATTTCCGACGTGTCAGATCGCAAAGGAGATTTCAAGCGGTCTCTGAGCCTGCTTGCGCCGGTGCTACAGATGCCGAAACCAACGCCGTCGCTGCTCAACAAGTACGCCTGGACGGCGCTGTTCGTGAACCCAATGCCGCCGGATGCCGTGGAAGCGGCGCAGAGGGCGAATCGACTGTCGGACAATAAGAATTTCAGCATCATTCATACGCTGGCGTGTGTCTATGCCGAAATAGGGCGGACCGGCGAAGCGCAGAAGTTGCTGATCCAGGCCATGGATGCCGACAACATGGAAGAGCCGAACGATGCGATCTGGTACATCGTGGGACGGATTGCAGAACAATACGGCCGACCGGCAGAAGCGAGGTCGGCGTACTTAAGGATGGAAAAGCCGGAAGGAACGGCAGATAGTCCAACCGCGACTTATAGTCTTGCAAAGAAACGGTTAGAGGGATTACCCAAGGCAGAGTGA
- a CDS encoding zinc ribbon domain-containing protein, giving the protein MSQTANVNRIAMTKRNASPIAWWAWVLAVAAFAFFLIFFNTYVPRQHNPPPRVVSAVLGVVVAIIFAGWMLLVGYVHNDAERRGMNKWLWTALVLFIPNAIGFILYLLTRKQLLVDCAHCGNLIQPTYRFCPKCAAPRLAACGHCHTPIQPGDLYCNNCGKILHEPMK; this is encoded by the coding sequence GTGAGTCAAACAGCTAACGTGAATCGAATTGCGATGACGAAGCGCAACGCGTCGCCGATCGCGTGGTGGGCTTGGGTGCTGGCTGTCGCGGCTTTCGCATTTTTCCTCATCTTCTTCAATACGTACGTGCCTCGCCAGCACAATCCGCCGCCGCGCGTCGTCAGCGCCGTGCTCGGTGTCGTGGTCGCCATCATCTTCGCCGGTTGGATGCTGCTGGTCGGGTACGTCCACAACGACGCCGAACGGCGCGGGATGAACAAGTGGCTCTGGACCGCGCTCGTGCTCTTCATACCGAACGCGATCGGCTTCATCCTCTACCTGCTGACGCGCAAGCAACTGCTGGTCGACTGCGCCCACTGCGGCAACCTGATCCAGCCAACCTACCGCTTCTGCCCGAAGTGCGCCGCGCCGCGCCTGGCAGCCTGCGGCCATTGCCACACGCCAATCCAGCCCGGCGATCTCTACTGCAACAACTGCGGCAAGATCCTGCACGAACCAATGAAGTAG
- a CDS encoding zf-HC2 domain-containing protein: MTNDIHARARELMLDAAIGTLSTAETAELMRHLAECDSCRAEQEQLAASVDVFRGASVTAPPFLAARTRAGVRFRAEQLTSTEHRRRMISLALGFDLAWTLLSIWLMLNAAHWFGFATASWMWVAVVSWFWLLPGLGVLMIVSLRTGMHAWQFGASHPLGAPHLPQLADMGSILEGDSRESNS, encoded by the coding sequence ATGACCAACGACATTCACGCCCGCGCTCGGGAACTCATGCTCGATGCCGCAATCGGCACCTTGAGCACTGCCGAAACCGCCGAACTGATGCGACACCTCGCCGAGTGCGATTCGTGCCGCGCCGAACAGGAGCAACTCGCAGCTTCAGTCGATGTCTTCCGCGGAGCTTCGGTAACCGCGCCACCGTTCCTCGCCGCTCGTACGCGAGCCGGTGTGCGCTTTCGTGCGGAGCAACTGACGAGCACCGAACATCGCCGTCGCATGATTTCCCTTGCGCTCGGCTTCGACCTCGCCTGGACGCTCCTGAGCATCTGGCTGATGCTCAATGCTGCTCATTGGTTCGGCTTCGCAACAGCAAGTTGGATGTGGGTCGCGGTGGTCAGCTGGTTCTGGCTGCTGCCTGGATTGGGAGTATTGATGATTGTTTCCTTGCGTACCGGAATGCATGCGTGGCAGTTCGGTGCCTCACATCCGCTTGGTGCCCCACATCTGCCGCAGTTGGCAGATATGGGTTCGATCTTGGAAGGAGATTCCCGTGAGTCAAACAGCTAA
- a CDS encoding sigma-70 family RNA polymerase sigma factor, with product MSAATLEFAAVARAEDWMQECEQIARALRRRDPAMLDQLIEQYQHRLYRYLLYLTRDPQLAQDIFQDTWIRVLERGSQYSARYKFETWLMSIARNLVIDNARRKHTTSFSELENDDEESPKFDVPDERAEVAFQQIQQQQQDDRLGVLLHGLPVLYREVLTLRFHEDLQLEEIAQVLHAPLSTVKSRLRRGLVMLQKKLSGSSFLREVRP from the coding sequence ATGTCTGCCGCAACTCTCGAATTCGCAGCCGTCGCACGAGCTGAGGACTGGATGCAGGAATGCGAACAGATCGCGCGCGCGTTGCGCCGTCGCGACCCGGCTATGCTCGATCAGCTCATCGAGCAGTATCAGCACCGGCTCTATCGCTACCTGCTCTACCTTACTCGCGACCCGCAACTCGCTCAGGACATCTTCCAGGACACCTGGATTCGCGTCCTCGAGCGCGGCTCGCAATACAGCGCGCGCTATAAGTTCGAGACCTGGCTCATGTCGATCGCGCGCAACCTCGTCATCGACAACGCTCGCCGCAAACACACAACCTCCTTCAGCGAGCTCGAGAACGACGACGAAGAGAGCCCCAAGTTCGACGTCCCCGACGAGCGCGCCGAAGTAGCTTTCCAGCAGATCCAGCAGCAGCAACAGGACGATCGTCTCGGCGTATTACTCCATGGCCTGCCTGTGCTTTATCGCGAGGTGCTTACTCTCCGCTTCCATGAAGACCTGCAGCTCGAAGAGATCGCTCAGGTACTCCACGCGCCGCTCTCGACCGTGAAGTCGCGCCTGCGTCGCGGCCTCGTCATGCTTCAGAAGAAGCTCTCCGGTTCGTCCTTCCTGCGCGAGGTGCGTCCATGA
- a CDS encoding MBL fold metallo-hydrolase, with the protein MTYIQFLGAAGTVTGSKHLLNISGDTHGDGFQTLIDCGMFQGPKEWRERNWRDLPIDPRKIEAVILTHAHLDHSGWIPRLVKEGFRGRVYATPPTVDLCGILLPDSGYLQEEDAAFHNKKKTSKHEPALPLYTFDEARQSLNSFSPLEFGKTINLGHDLTFRFVHAAHILGSAMTEVTLNSNGRTRRALFTGDVGRVRNSQIAPGKVVHYGPTEGESPDILVMESTYGNRVHPTDDPRPELAALITQTVKRGGSVIVPAFAVERTQKFLFLLKWMMEQGQIPRVPVFADSPMAIEAVEIFLKHSEEFSDPVREMIAKYGSPLTWPGFTFARTAAESKKINDSHYPCIIVSSNGMAMGGRIQHHLMQRLPDHRNLVLFIGFQALGTRGRQIKDGEKQVKIFGQIVPVRAQTAALEQFSDHADTAELLQWLRTFKKPPEITYLVHGEPDSARALKQSIETNLHWRVEIAQYMQQVPVK; encoded by the coding sequence TTGACCTACATCCAATTTCTAGGCGCGGCAGGCACAGTCACCGGCTCCAAGCATCTTCTCAACATCTCCGGCGATACTCACGGTGACGGTTTCCAAACACTCATCGACTGCGGCATGTTCCAGGGCCCGAAAGAGTGGCGCGAACGCAATTGGCGCGACCTCCCCATCGACCCTCGTAAGATCGAGGCCGTCATCCTCACCCATGCTCATCTCGACCACAGCGGCTGGATCCCTCGCCTCGTCAAAGAAGGCTTCCGCGGCCGCGTCTATGCGACACCTCCTACGGTTGACCTCTGCGGTATCCTGCTCCCCGACAGCGGCTACCTCCAGGAAGAAGATGCCGCGTTCCACAACAAGAAGAAAACCTCGAAGCACGAACCTGCGTTGCCGCTGTACACCTTCGATGAAGCCAGGCAGTCGCTCAACAGTTTCTCCCCCCTCGAATTCGGCAAGACGATCAATCTCGGCCACGATCTCACCTTCCGCTTCGTTCACGCCGCGCACATCCTCGGTTCCGCCATGACCGAGGTCACACTCAATTCCAACGGCCGCACCCGGCGCGCGCTCTTCACCGGAGACGTCGGGCGCGTTCGCAACAGCCAAATCGCACCCGGCAAGGTCGTTCACTACGGCCCCACCGAAGGCGAATCGCCTGACATCCTCGTGATGGAATCCACCTACGGAAATCGCGTTCACCCGACCGACGATCCGCGTCCCGAACTTGCGGCGCTCATCACGCAAACCGTGAAGCGAGGCGGCAGCGTCATCGTTCCCGCTTTCGCCGTCGAACGCACACAGAAATTCCTCTTCCTCCTGAAATGGATGATGGAGCAGGGACAGATTCCTCGTGTCCCCGTCTTCGCTGATTCACCCATGGCAATCGAGGCCGTGGAAATCTTCCTCAAGCATTCAGAAGAATTCAGCGACCCCGTCCGCGAGATGATTGCGAAGTATGGCTCGCCGCTTACGTGGCCCGGCTTCACCTTCGCCCGCACCGCCGCCGAATCCAAGAAGATCAACGACTCGCATTACCCGTGCATCATCGTCTCCTCCAACGGCATGGCCATGGGCGGACGCATCCAGCACCACCTGATGCAGCGTCTTCCCGACCACCGCAACCTCGTCCTGTTCATCGGTTTTCAGGCCCTCGGCACCCGCGGACGCCAGATCAAGGACGGCGAGAAGCAAGTCAAGATCTTCGGCCAGATCGTCCCCGTGCGCGCTCAAACCGCCGCTCTCGAACAATTCAGCGACCACGCCGACACGGCCGAGTTGCTGCAATGGCTTCGCACGTTCAAGAAGCCCCCCGAAATCACGTACTTGGTTCACGGCGAACCTGATTCCGCCCGAGCCCTGAAGCAGTCCATCGAGACCAACCTGCACTGGCGCGTCGAAATCGCGCAGTACATGCAGCAAGTCCCTGTAAAATAA